The Nitrospira tepida genome includes a window with the following:
- a CDS encoding DUF2283 domain-containing protein has translation MRISYDAEVDALSILFRDATVTTKHLAEGIAADYDSDGRLAGIEILDAVKRFGDQETLRHVVLEGIGPAA, from the coding sequence ATGAGAATCAGTTACGACGCAGAAGTTGATGCCCTCAGCATCCTCTTCCGAGACGCGACCGTCACCACAAAACACTTGGCCGAAGGCATTGCTGCCGATTATGACAGTGATGGAAGGTTGGCGGGGATTGAGATTTTGGACGCGGTGAAGCGGTTCGGCGACCAGGAGACACTCCGCCACGTGGTACTTGAAGGCATCGGTCCAGCCGCGTAG